In Salvelinus sp. IW2-2015 unplaced genomic scaffold, ASM291031v2 Un_scaffold3681, whole genome shotgun sequence, the following are encoded in one genomic region:
- the LOC112076311 gene encoding P2Y purinoceptor 1 encodes MPTTDLNLTSLLNVSDLHLATQGGCSLTGTGFQFYYLPTVYILVFVTGLVGNSLSIWMFVCHMRPWSSISVYMFNLALADFCYVLSLPFLIFYYFNKTDWIFGDVLCRLQRFIFHVNLYGSILFLTCISVHRYTGVVHPLKSLGRLKKKNAVLTSALVWVVVIAGISPILYYSRTGEKRNATTCYDTTTEDELPGYFIYSMCLTVFGFCIPFIIILGCYGMIVKALICNDMNNAPLRRKSIHLVIIVLAVFAVSYLPFHVMKNLNMRARLYFQVPDMCDFNNRVYATYQVTRGLASLNSCVDPILYFLAGDTFRRKFSRATKKQSKKGEGLPLQSKSEETALNSLPEYVKKRDGQF; translated from the coding sequence ATGCCAACAACAGATCTGAATCTGACATCCCTCCTGAATGTGTCTGATCTCCACTTGGCAACACAGGGGGGATGTTCCCTGACCGGGACAGGCTTCCAGTTCTACTACCTACCCACGGTGTACATCCTGGTGTTCGTCACCGGCCTRGTGGGGAACAGTCTGTCCATCTGGATGTTTGTCTGCCACATGAGACCCTGGAGCAGCATCTCTGTGTACATGTTCAACCTGGCTCTGGCCGACTTCTGCTACGTCCTCTCCTTGCCCTTCCTCATCTTCTACTACTTTAATAAGACAGACTGGATATTCGGGGACGTTCTCTGCCGACTGCAGAGGTTTATATTCCATGTSAATCTGTACGGCAGCATCCTGTTCCTGACCTGTATCAGTGTCCACAGGTACACAGGAGTSGTCCACCCGCTCAAGTCTCTGGGAAGACTGAAGAAGAAGAACGCCGTGCTGACCAGCGCCCTGGTCTGGGTCGTGGTCATAGCGGGGATCTCTCCCATCCTCTACTACTCTCGKACGGGGGAGAAACGGAACGCCACCACGTGTTACGACACGACCACGGAGGATGAGCTGCCGGGTTACTTTATCTATAGCATGTGTTTGACCGTGTTCGGCTTCTGCATCCCCTTCATCATCATCCTGGGTTGCTATGGGATGATCGTCAAGGCGCTGATATGTAACGACATGAACAACGCCCCGTTACGGcgtaaatccatccacctggtgATTATCGTGCTGGCCGTGTTCGCTGTGTCCTACCTGCCCTTTCACGTGATGAAGAACCTGAACATGCGAGCCAGGCTGTACTTCCAGGTCCCGGACATGTGTGACTTTAATAACCGGGTGTACGCCACCTACCAGGTGACGCGGGGGCTGGCCAGCCTCAACAGCTGTGTGGACCCGATCCTCTACTTCCTGGCTGGTGACACGTTCAGGAGGAAGTTCTCCAGAGCTACTAAAAAACAATCCAAGAAGGGGGAGGGGCTCCCACTGCAGTCCAAGAGTGAAGAGACGGCGCTCAACAGCCTGCCAGAGTATGTCAAGAAGAGGGACGGACAGTTCTGA